The Nomia melanderi isolate GNS246 chromosome 4, iyNomMela1, whole genome shotgun sequence genome segment AGACTGTATATACTAGCGTAAATTCGCGACTTTACTACATTCCAATGTATTACTATTTTATGTTGTTTCTTTTAGCCTGGTCAttttgttccaaaatttacAACGGTGAATTGGGCACTGTGTCTTCCAGCAGCCTGCTCAGCCGAGGATGCCGAAAACGTATTGGTGCAGGCACTGAGTCATTACAATTTCACAGCAGGAATAAAATTCATGTTGGACGTTGATCCCAACATGTGCTACGTTAAAGAAAAGCCGGACGGCTACTCGAAAGAAACGATTGGCGTTTTGTACGTaatgtttcaaattatattgtaaCAACTGAAATTTGTATTCCTCGCTATGTAAAGCGAAAGCTTTGTGATtcaaaacatattaaaaatacagGAATCTACGAACTTAtacgtttttacaaaaatctaaaaattgaaGATgctaatattgatattttagataaaatttaggaatttctttttattattattaattaagtaaagGAGTAATGATAACAGAGAGTAAGCATTGTAAGTTTGCAATAACAGCAACGTCAAAAGAGAATCATGCAGAGTGTAGAAATTATGGAAAAGGTGTAGGAATTTCGATAATGTTATGTTGAATATTGATTGCAATAGTTACATTGTGTGTTtatgaatagaatattaatattcatgtttcgttaattataattgagtatttttggtttaattaatttttgtttcatttttctaaactGCCCTTCAAATTTctatcatttcatttttattttcattatattttagataCTTCTACGCTATGTTCGTCTGCCTAGTACTTGTAGCGACAGTGAGAGACTATTTAGTGGCGGCGAAGGGGAAAGGTAATACGTCATTGAATGATTTTCCCAGTCAAGTagcgtataatatattatattatagtatttcatcaaaacgaattttcaaataattgtatgcaataatacttaataatacgAACACtttgttttctaattatattattactttattcaaaATCAAGGTATTTCTTATACCATTCTTTAACTTTAAGTTTTAATTATACTAATTTCATTGAGtaactgttattaaaaattatttttcagattattatttcatttctggctgaaaattgaaaaaatattacaatagaCCAGTAAAGTACTCGTTAAAATACTACATTGACCGTTACATTATTGAcgcaataatttatatattgcaaaacaatttgttaaacaatgcaattacaataagaaaatgaacataatacttttctgttttcttttaaatataaaatgtagttatatttcttaatttatttaatttctttagttCAAAATTCAAGTTTTTGTAACAGTATgggattatttaatttataaacgtTAGAGTGATATCTTTTAAAGCAACTTTTAATTCTGATTTTATTTGCCGTAGGAAATTATTCCGAGAGAATAATAATGGCCTTTTCTTTGCGGAGAACTCTCAAATCTTTATTTAAAGTGGGAACGAGTGAAGCCGATATTACTTGCATTCATGGAATAAGAGCACTCATGACAATTGCCATTTATATTGCCCATGAATTGGTGACGATATCGATGATGCCATATTCAAATCGAATAGAGTTTACGGAGGTGAGTCTTTAAGAACCAGTTGATACTGTTTAGATGccattgaaacaaatttttcttcagtTACAATAAAAAAGGGACTTAGCTATACAATTTACGAAaagtaaattaacactaaacgttcCACAACTGGTTGAATGACCGATTTCAAAATTTAGTTAAAACTGCATTTCCTTTCGCCCATTTGACTTTACATTAGTTCTTAttatattgtctgattaatcagtttttcaatttttgtctttcctttcgtttttgtTTTTACTAAGAATCatgtatcgtttaatttgtttatctttattttataaccagttatttgaccggttacagtagaaataaatgtatataaaatgcCGGTACGTTTAATGGTAAATATGCATGAATAATAAACCAAGATCCTTTGTTGTTGATCAGTTTTCTGCAGTAAAGTACACTAAGAATTTCTTTgagaattttgagaatttaatttagaaccccgattaaagattattattttgaaagGTTACAAATCATCCGCTAAGCACACTTTTGAGAGCGTCAGCGATTTATACAGATGTGTTTCTGGTAATCAGCGGCGTATTAACTGCTTACAATATGGCATATGAATATTCGAAGCGAGGGGAGATACGTTGGTTTTGTCGTTTAATTGCCAGATATATCAGGTATGATTTCATTAACCGtcgattgtttttattaaataaacaatgtttactttataaatattgttattctaAAACCAAATATCTTCTATTAATATCTTCAGAAAAGATAATTTTTCAAACGTCATCGTTGATTTTATTCTCGTTTCAGAAGTAGTGTAAGTCGAATTGTGACCAATATAATATCAATTGCTATTAATGTTTAGACTCACCCCACCTTTACTCGCGGTGGTGTTTTGGTACGCTTTCGTAATGGAACACATGGGATCCGGGCCTCTATGGAACAGCCTTATAATACCCAACGCTAATCTGTGTAAGAAGAACGCCTGGACAAATCTGTTGTACATACAAAATTTCTTTCCCTTCGAAGAAATGGTAATTTCAGACTTTTAACTATATATGCCATTGAAAGCCTCGAGCTTAGGTTTAGTATTAATTATGGACTACAATTTATTGTAGCTAGATATTTTGTAAGCGAACTGTTGAACATTTGAAAGATTAATGCAATACTGTGCGATATATCCTTGTGTCTATCATTAATACAGTGTAGAAATTTCTTGGaatgaattaattacattttcataacaaaattagagaaaaaatattattctgtaaatAATAGAAACCACGGTTTTAAGAAAATACGTAAAAAAATACCTCTTGAAAATTTGTAGAACACATTGAcatgtttctatttttatgcttttaatattttatctgtgATCAGTGATCATACACTTTTCGAGTGAATTAACGAAAATTATGTTGAcccattaataaataattgacacACGAATACattgtacaatattaaaatattattgtttttattagatACGGTTGATTTGAACAGAATGTTTCGAGACTTTCAAAGCTATGTACATATAGATATTTAGTTAATATGATAGTATGTTTTCTGAAGTAATTTTATATCTTGCCACGAAACTTTTTAATGATATCAAACTTTTAGTTTTGAATACTGAAacagattttatatattatttctaacaGTTAGAGTTCCTATTCGTATTTCGTATGTTGAAGTATATTCTTGTATATTCTGCTAACATGTTACTGATAATAAAAAGATCATCACTGGAATTATgcattcatataaaaaatacaagTAGCAGATACAAGGTATTATGTATCAGATAAGGatacaaataattataactttgaAATTCTTCCAAAAGAAGTTCAAGTGATaaagtattttttcaatttttagtgTGCTACTCATACTCATCAACTTGCACTCGATATGCAGCTGTCGCTTTTAGCTCCGGTGTTGGTGTTCTTCTTGGAGTTTAAATTAATCATCGGggttcttttaattgtttttttcaTCTTATTGGCGGCTACCCTACGGTACATAGCGATGATAGGCAGTAACGTTTCCCTTGTCATTTACCACGGAATATCGTAAGTATGAACTCAaatcctttaacactaaaactaccggacaagTCAAGTTGGCCCACTTCAGAATTCTgattttacaagtatttaaattatgaaggcgtgtttgcgaaagatttgaaactaaatttatgtatttgtacagatacaagattaGGGGACCCTTCCAATcccaagaaacgtattgttctaattttcataaaaaattggaaataagtcacccTAATTActgggtagttttagtgttaagatctTTTAGTATTTATCAGTATTATAAATACTTACGTATCATGAACTTTTTCATTGTCTGAACTCCATATCgaacttgttttataatatttataaaatttaatataacaatctattattatatataaaacaacaaattaCAAAGTGCACCATCGAATGTCAGGGAAGTGCAAGAATTAGATGCTGCACAAATAATGAAAGAGAAAAGATTTATTATGACACGTATTCCAACATTACTAGAAACCGTTAAACTAATGTTAAGATCCACGATGTCGAGGACACTGTGATgcaatttttgaaagaaattttcaagaatTGATCAAATTTATTCATTCGATCTATCAATTTCAGAGTGAAACAACTGTACAAAACTGCTAATTTAACTTACACGATGCCATTGCACAGAGCAACGCCATATGTATGTGGCGTGGGGCTCGGTGTATTGCTTAATTACACTAAAAGGGACGTTAGAATCCACAAGGTAGAacagttttgaatatttttcgacAAGACTTGAACTCAACTTACAATCTATTACCAGGGAGGAAATGTTGATGTACTACTTTTAGGTATTCGTGATCTTGGGGTGGTTAATTGCGATGGCCTTGGGATCGTGGTCATTATTTTCACCTTGGCATCTATCCAGAAGGGACTACGTGTACGATGCTGAAGAGGCGACCAATTACGGTGTGACCTTCCCAATTCTGATGGCCTTGTCCGTATGCTGGTCCATTTTTGCATGTCACACAAATAATGGAGGTCTGATTTTTTATGTCTTTTATTGAGAGAGTCGTtgacatatattttatacatcattcatatacatatacgtatacgaTGCGTAATGCTccagaatttcataaaattctctTACCACACAGTAGGACAAAATtaccattttcataattcaTACCTTGAGTGGTATACTAATACCTACTAGATTTTTTAAGCTGATTTGCTATAATTATAGGAATTTCTATACGTTCAACGTGaatgtttttaattgaatttatttttaaaagttagtTTTTGTtagcaaattaaaatattacttttatctgATTTAATTAGTACCTGTATAAactgaaagaattttattataatgcaatacatcaatgaataaatataaaatataattattataatatcattactTACGTTTAAACATTTCGTTTGAGAacaaaaagtatttattataatttatttattattgaaatgcCTAAAGTCTACGTATTAAATAGAACTTTTAAGTAGCTCTGTTGCTAggatatgaaacaaaattttcatggAAAGTAAACattgttaatacaaaatttttattattctaggAGTAATCAATAAATTCCTATCAAATCACTGGTTATTGATAATCAGTAGGCTATCGTATGCTATATACTTGACGCAGTTTGCTGTATTCTTCCACAATGTTGGGACCAAGAggtattcaaatgaatttcagTTGCGGGCAACTGtaagtaatagaaaatattatttgaaaaattgcgtACATATCTCATAAAACCTCTGAAACTCATTTCTCATCAACATATTCTAGGCTGATCCTGTAGAACTAGGCGTGGTAGTAATCATATCCATCATTATAACGCTGCTCTTCGACTTGCCGATGCAAGAAGTTAGAAATGTTCTAATGGAAAGCACAGACATGCTAGTCACGACAGGTCCTACCGAAGAAAAATCTCCAACAGAAGTAACCGAGGAAACGGAAAAACTACTTTTACCGGAACAACAAAAGGACAAAGTCTACGAAGACGATGAGGTAGCCTCAACCGGCTGGGACTGGCAGAAGGACATAGTTCACGGTGGCATCAAGAAAACCAATGAAGCCGTCGAAGACGAGGAACAAGTCGATATGCCGATAATGAACAAAACAAATCGCAGAAAATCGTTCATGGCTCACGATTCCTCGGAGAACGAGTCCGCGTCACCCATGGAATGGGTGCAAGACTCGAGCAGAAGATACTCGGGAAGTGACAACGGGTACAGGGAAAGAGTAAGAAGAGGGCGAAGCGTTCAAAGGGATTACCGGGACTCCGAGCAAGAAGAGGAATATTCCAGGTCGCAACGGGATCGAGAAGAAGTTGTCACGCGAAGCAGACGTTCGGCGTCCAGGGGTCACGACAGCAGGCGTGTGTCCCCGCAGGATAGCGACGACGAGGAAAGGTATCTGCGAAGGCAGCAGGAGAAAAACGACCAGAGACAGTACAGACGGTCAGAGTCCAGAGGCCGATCAGTGATTAGGGATTCGGACGACTATCGTTCGTGGGAGATGGTCGGCAGGGAACGTTCGTCCTCTCGAGGCCCCGAGCTGAAGAGGCTGTCCAGCAAATCGGAGGAGTACGAGTCAACGCACAGACAAACAAGATCGCCCGCGATCTCGAGACCCCCCGACCCGAGGAGAGTGTACTCCTCGGAGAGCGAGGAGGAAATCCTGCAACGGAGGAAGCTAGAAAAAAGGCACGCTCCGGTGGAGCCGAGGATTAGCGACGAGGAGGACTGGGAGGGCGAGCTGAGAATACGAAGGAAACAGTTTATGGAGAAGCTCGCGACCCAGGAGGGGGACTCCGTGCTTGAAGAGGAGGATTTAGCTTCCTTGAAGAGAAGGTCTTCGGCGGAGGGGAAAATAGCCATACTGAAGGATCCTTCGCCGGACGACAACATGGATTCCTGGACAGTCAGCGTGGGCTCGCGAGTGGCGCAGCTGGGATCATCTCAGGAACGCAGCGAGCCTGAAGAGGACCACGCTTACATACGGCGAAGGGAGTTTCGGGAACGGGCGCCACCTCCTAGGGAAGACACTCAGAGCGAGGAAGAGGTTATCTGGGACGCTTCTAGGGGAAGATCCAGCGTCAGTAGCAGCCAAGTCACTTCCATCGAGGAGGACGAAGATGTTTCcagttttaattttgtattgacGAAAGACAGCAAAAGGATGTCTTTGCAGGTAGAATTTCATAGATTCCATTTCATTCAACAAAACAGTTTCTTTTAATCGATATAGAATGTCCTACTAGGCAAGAatctttttctgtttattaacccttaacggccgAGAGCTTTTTTTGTAATACTCGCCCATAAGACGTTATATTacggtaaatattttttctcagTGCATGATTAACAAACCAGTGATGTAATAAATTGCAATATTGGATAAAGAAAACTACAGTgacgataaataaatgaaatgaaaattaaatttttttcatgTCCCCGTATTGAGGCATTTCggttgttaagggttaatttggCTGTACATTTCGAGAGGAGACAAGTGAAAACTTGTGTaggattttatatagttgaaataTTTTGGTAGAgcattttgattaattaaattcaatgatctctgttgcatttaaaaatagtaaaaagtaTTTGAAGTTACATTAATTTTGTGATAAATATTGTGGGTGCTACAATAATTTGGTTACGACATTTTTCGACAACAATGGATTTAATTTATGATGAATATGTAAGTTATTCGTTCAACAGCTTTTTTTCAAAACACTACGTATGAAAAAATTGTTCCATAGTCATTTAAACAATGATGTTGTAAAATGAATGGCTACAAATgaagtgaataatttaatattacgtaCTTTAAGGTTAACTTTGTTTACAGGATCTATCGAAACTGTCTCAAGAAGAGTCCGACAGATCTGACTCAGGATGGAACATTGTGAAGAAGGAGGGCGTTCCTTCTGATAATCAACTGAAGGCTACGCCAGGTCTGTATAAACGAGAGTCTATCATAAAAAGTCAAGCCAGCGAGGAGGATCCAGAGTACCTTCTACCGGAGAGACCAAAATTGGTCCAACAAGAACGGGAACACCCTTTCAAGAAAGCTTGGCAAATGCAAAAGTCGAGGTCCGAGGAGGATGGGTCACCGTATGCTATCAAAGAACATAAAGAACAGTCGAAAACAGAGTTGAAGACAGAACCAAGGACAGAATCGAAGACAGAGTCAAAGACGGAGTCGAAACCAAAGAGTGATGATGTTCCAACTATACAAAGGGAACACAGCGGGGAGCAAAGTTCCGAGTGCGAAGACATTGGAGCATTTGCCGATGATGAGTCCGAATCTATTATGTTGTCCCGTAGCAGAAGCACTGATACGGAAGAAACCAGAGCCAGTTCGAAATCGGAGGAGTCAACGGAAGGAAGGGATAGCAAATCTTATTCGAAATCGGACGTCGAGGATGActctttaaaaattaattggccGGTCGAGGAAGAGGAACAGGATGAAGTGCCGAAGAACGTCGCAAGAAGCAAATCAGAGGAGACAGATTGGACCTGGGAAGAAGAAGAGACTTGAACCGAGGACggagtttcaataaaaatataattgtaaccAATTATTACGAATGATGTTACCCAAGCGGTGAAGGGCATGCGGTGACGGACGAAATTTATT includes the following:
- the LOC116425322 gene encoding uncharacterized protein LOC116425322 translates to MAAALLGKCFGLLALVFLLYTCCYGFRIREHGPQTVSTSTEQSHRADCDPSIFGRCPEKTTTPFTNRKWHETPAPRLTIRRKPPVEVTSDDGDEGEARVRLERIGRSTVGVVDDGNEDSSGELGDDDEEVIVEVEYSDEAVVDTGENDEEDEEKANEDEDEDGDEVDDVDEDEDEDEELEDKKDRKHWKVKLSAKKEKSKEEIGLKKKEIRSFKELKKSKDTDEADDKNENGEDLKKKGLEKRLKEVMPFRRLKVDKVKRDEEDSEDKDKAETQVEDEDEDENEGGADETADTKVDATKDAVKGKHKNDNTDEDKDEDTDEQKDEDDDNEDKDEDEVEDEDEGEDENEDETGSDDEESKEIITPPPVKLEKVRFADKDKIKSIEVRPPATEKPEVEVKQPVAPAKKDKEQKVEVIRKQVESAKKSTGSLGKSIESPKKVETVKVTKPDSESSKPEATTKPETKEKVSVPKEKVSVKSEDKEKVFVNPEEKKKTLVKPEGKEKTPLKPETSKAKAKEPAAQTVKKKAETVSAKGAPAKPAEVKRFDKDDSKGKTKAHVDAAFTLAELNDALLRVPTFVPNFTAVEDFECQQQGKIFLRQLRGHKLWALQMLDSSAKIPSGLLRGNLNQLGDFDECMGVMAHVKFNNTTIRVQGKYCLANIDLYPSHPDMRIPVNMMQARSLIRSSMRDPGHFVPKFTTVNWALCLPAACSAEDAENVLVQALSHYNFTAGIKFMLDVDPNMCYVKEKPDGYSKETIGVLYFYAMFVCLVLVATVRDYLVAAKGKGNYSERIIMAFSLRRTLKSLFKVGTSEADITCIHGIRALMTIAIYIAHELVTISMMPYSNRIEFTEVTNHPLSTLLRASAIYTDVFLVISGVLTAYNMAYEYSKRGEIRWFCRLIARYIRLTPPLLAVVFWYAFVMEHMGSGPLWNSLIIPNANLCKKNAWTNLLYIQNFFPFEEMCATHTHQLALDMQLSLLAPVLVFFLEFKLIIGVLLIVFFILLAATLRYIAMIGSNVSLVIYHGISVKQLYKTANLTYTMPLHRATPYVCGVGLGVLLNYTKRDVRIHKVFVILGWLIAMALGSWSLFSPWHLSRRDYVYDAEEATNYGVTFPILMALSVCWSIFACHTNNGGVINKFLSNHWLLIISRLSYAIYLTQFAVFFHNVGTKRYSNEFQLRATADPVELGVVVIISIIITLLFDLPMQEVRNVLMESTDMLVTTGPTEEKSPTEVTEETEKLLLPEQQKDKVYEDDEVASTGWDWQKDIVHGGIKKTNEAVEDEEQVDMPIMNKTNRRKSFMAHDSSENESASPMEWVQDSSRRYSGSDNGYRERVRRGRSVQRDYRDSEQEEEYSRSQRDREEVVTRSRRSASRGHDSRRVSPQDSDDEERYLRRQQEKNDQRQYRRSESRGRSVIRDSDDYRSWEMVGRERSSSRGPELKRLSSKSEEYESTHRQTRSPAISRPPDPRRVYSSESEEEILQRRKLEKRHAPVEPRISDEEDWEGELRIRRKQFMEKLATQEGDSVLEEEDLASLKRRSSAEGKIAILKDPSPDDNMDSWTVSVGSRVAQLGSSQERSEPEEDHAYIRRREFRERAPPPREDTQSEEEVIWDASRGRSSVSSSQVTSIEEDEDVSSFNFVLTKDSKRMSLQDLSKLSQEESDRSDSGWNIVKKEGVPSDNQLKATPGLYKRESIIKSQASEEDPEYLLPERPKLVQQEREHPFKKAWQMQKSRSEEDGSPYAIKEHKEQSKTELKTEPRTESKTESKTESKPKSDDVPTIQREHSGEQSSECEDIGAFADDESESIMLSRSRSTDTEETRASSKSEESTEGRDSKSYSKSDVEDDSLKINWPVEEEEQDEVPKNVARSKSEETDWTWEEEET